A single window of Taeniopygia guttata chromosome 1, bTaeGut7.mat, whole genome shotgun sequence DNA harbors:
- the LOC100190538 gene encoding putative alpha 2 macroglobulin variant 1 precursor, translating to MGKDKLPSKPNIFLLLLFFLPGNTPLNTEPQYMVLVPFLIHTDSHEKICVQLTHLNESVTLSATLEHLGENRSLIDDVVSEKDVFTCIPFSLPKSNSTSVAFLTVTVTGDTLQFKSRKSVLVKNSESLVFVQTDKPIYKPGQTVQFRIVSLDKDFYPLNEKFPFVYVQVSG from the exons ATGGGGAAGGACAAGCTGCCCAGCAAACCGAacatcttcctccttcttctcttcttccttcctggAAATACTCCTCTCAACACAGAACC GCAGTACATGGTGCTGGTGCCCTTTCTGATACACACAGATTCTCATGAGAAAATCTGCGTTCAGCTGACCCACCTGAACGAGTCTGTGACGCTGAGTGCCACACTCGAGCACCTAGGGGAGAACAGGAGCTTGATTGATGATGTGGTGTCAGAGAAAGACGTGTTCACCTGCATCCCTTTCTCT CTTCCAAAATCCAATAGCACATCAGTGGCATTTCTCACGGTGACGGTGACAGGGGACACACTGCAGTTCAAGAGCCGCAAGTCAGTGCTGGTCAAGAATTCTGAAAGCTTGGTCTTCGTCCAGACAGACAAACCCATCTACAAGCCTGGACAGACAG TTCAGTTTCGGATCGTCTCCCTGGACAAAGACTTCTACCCGCTGAATGAGAAG